One window of the Rosa rugosa chromosome 3, drRosRugo1.1, whole genome shotgun sequence genome contains the following:
- the LOC133740040 gene encoding uncharacterized protein LOC133740040, with the protein MCQIRVCNVLITTLYIVWIAIGGSGLSHGSLIDNKVLNVGEELWRETLPLRMGSRLYRLQGIKPDTWYEVKISYPASIPASFSIQLKRGDLELPLNGNRRLLNTEKLIFKSENDQGGMYVLVSVEPEGVVAIPNVQEREYIIFNIVCDELLLGIPHQAWWVVGFVVVCLVLAFIIPSFLPPFLLRALDQNASKDS; encoded by the exons ATGTGTCAGATACGTGTTTGTAATGTTTTGATTACCACTCTCTACATTGTCTGGATTGCTATCGGTGGTTCGGGTTTAAGCCATGGAAGCCT GATAGACAACAAGGTTCTGAATGTTGGGGAAGAGCTATGGAGGGAGACTCTGCCACTACGTATGGGTTCGCGGCTTTACCGGCTTCAAGGGATCAAGCCTGATACTTGGTATGAAGTGAAGATATCATATCCAGCTTCT ATACCTGCTAGCTTTTCCATACAACTCAAGAGAGGGGACTTGGAATTGCCTTTGAATGGGAACAGAAGATTACTGAACACAGAAAAGCTGATTTTCAAGAGCGAAAATGATCAG GGTGGCATGTATGTGTTGGTGTCGGTGGAGCCTGAGGGGGTTGTTGCCATACCAAATGTGCAGGAGAGGGAGTACATCATTTTCAACATAG TTTGTGATGAACTATTGCTGGGGATTCCTCATCAAGCTTGGTGGGTTGTAGGCTTTGTGGTTGTGTGTTTGGTTTTGGCCTTCATCATACCCTCATTTCTTCCACCCTTTTTGTTACGAGCACTCGATCAGAATGCTTCGAAAGATTCTTGA